One stretch of candidate division KSB1 bacterium DNA includes these proteins:
- a CDS encoding HU family DNA-binding protein — MTKQEIVDIVAEGTGLTKVDTLAVIDGFIATVAWALQHGQSVTLRGFGTFLVADRKARRARNPVTKKLVEIPPRKAPYFRPAEELRESVAKGPKAEQEAPATGTDGPTPALPNERTDI, encoded by the coding sequence ATGACCAAGCAGGAGATTGTGGACATAGTCGCCGAGGGGACGGGGTTGACCAAGGTTGACACCCTGGCCGTCATAGATGGTTTCATCGCCACGGTGGCTTGGGCCTTGCAGCACGGGCAGAGCGTGACGCTGCGCGGGTTTGGCACCTTTCTGGTAGCCGATCGCAAGGCGCGCAGGGCCCGCAATCCGGTGACGAAGAAGTTGGTGGAGATTCCGCCGCGAAAGGCACCCTATTTTCGCCCGGCTGAAGAGTTGCGCGAGTCGGTGGCGAAAGGGCCCAAAGCGGAGCAAGAGGCACCAGCAACGGGGACGGATGGCCCCACACCGGCTTTGCCGAACGAGAGAACCGACATATAG
- a CDS encoding NAD(+)/NADH kinase: protein MTLGIVANITKPMVKEVIPRLVRWLGKRHTAFVLAQDIREVVDPGVAPSCWVDVEELGRRSDVVIAFGGDGTFLAVARAVGHLGVPILGVNLGGLGFLADVRIEELYPCLEDLLTGQYDVIERMLLRAAVVEEPDRVFYALNDVVIDRGGSPRIIEITTHVDDVYFNTYIADGLIVATPTGSTAYSLAAGGPIVIPTMRVLVITPLCPHSLSARPVVIPPESVVRVTVATEDQQANLTADGQIGCVLGKGQEVEIRAADYAVRWVATRRRRFYEVLRLKLHWGEDLRSV from the coding sequence ATGACGTTGGGCATTGTTGCCAACATTACCAAGCCCATGGTCAAGGAGGTGATCCCCCGCCTGGTGCGGTGGCTCGGCAAGCGCCACACCGCCTTCGTGTTGGCCCAGGACATCCGGGAGGTGGTGGACCCTGGAGTCGCCCCTTCCTGCTGGGTGGACGTCGAGGAGCTGGGGCGACGCAGCGACGTGGTGATCGCCTTTGGCGGCGACGGCACCTTTCTGGCTGTGGCGCGGGCCGTCGGCCACCTCGGCGTACCGATCCTGGGCGTGAACCTCGGCGGGTTGGGGTTCTTGGCCGACGTGCGCATCGAAGAGCTTTATCCCTGCCTGGAGGATCTGTTGACCGGGCAATACGACGTCATCGAGCGGATGCTCCTGCGGGCTGCAGTGGTCGAGGAGCCGGACCGGGTGTTTTACGCCCTCAATGATGTGGTCATCGACCGCGGGGGCTCGCCGCGGATCATCGAGATCACCACCCACGTGGACGATGTTTACTTCAACACCTACATCGCTGATGGGCTCATCGTTGCCACACCAACTGGTTCCACCGCCTATTCCTTGGCGGCTGGCGGGCCCATCGTCATTCCGACCATGCGCGTGCTGGTAATCACCCCCTTGTGCCCACACTCTCTGAGTGCGCGGCCGGTGGTCATTCCGCCCGAGAGCGTGGTGAGGGTGACGGTAGCCACCGAGGACCAACAGGCAAACCTGACGGCGGACGGGCAGATCGGCTGTGTGCTCGGCAAGGGGCAGGAGGTGGAGATCCGCGCCGCCGACTATGCGGTGCGCTGGGTGGCAACGCGCCGCCGGCGCTTCTACGAGGTGTTGCGGCTGAAACTCCACTGGGGGGAAGACCTGCGCTCGGTGTGA
- the xseB gene encoding exodeoxyribonuclease VII small subunit, with amino-acid sequence MTSKKTFESAMQRLEEIVQILERGDTSLEESLRLFEEGTELAKFCEARLAEAESKLKMLVKKDDGFQLELV; translated from the coding sequence ATGACCAGCAAGAAGACATTCGAAAGCGCGATGCAGCGCCTGGAGGAGATTGTCCAGATCTTGGAGCGCGGTGACACTTCCTTGGAAGAGTCGCTCCGGCTTTTCGAGGAGGGGACCGAGCTGGCCAAGTTCTGCGAAGCACGGCTGGCGGAGGCCGAGAGCAAACTGAAGATGCTCGTCAAGAAGGACGACGGCTTCCAACTCGAGCTTGTCTAA
- the mutS gene encoding DNA mismatch repair protein MutS, giving the protein MSDTGKPTGTTLPTLDAQTPLMRQYLRFKAKYKDAILFFRMGDFYEMFYDDAKIASQVLGIALTSRAHGKAANVPLAGFPHHALDAYLTKMVKAGYKVAICEQVEDPKKAKVVVKRDVLEVVTPGTVLSDSLLDTKRNNFLVALYLKGEKCGLAAADVSTGDFVAGEFPLAQLKEQVVRAEPAELLVSEEQLPYVTEQLGPAQPAMVSKCEEWVFHRDYAYELLTQHFGTTSLRGFGCEDLDVGVSAAGAVVHYLKENQKNELRHLNRLSRLNEAEYLGLDASTRRNLELVTPLNPGATHATLLSVIDRTLTPMGGRMLVQWLLRPLTSKVAIDRRLDAVEELVAQGEFRQRIRDQLRRVGDLERLMAKVNTGRANARDLHALMRTLALIPELKASCASLESALLREIHEQLAELRPLVDELRRALVDEPPVLVTEGGIIRSGYNAELDELRAIAFSGKDWIAKLQTRERERTGIPSLKVNYNKVFGYYIEVTKPHLSKVPADYVRKQTTVGAERFITPELKEYEEKVLGAEEKMALLEYELFDQLRKRVALETEAVQKNARLLAQLDCLASLADVAVSNRYVRPKINESTAIVLKESRHPVIERLLPAGQPFVPNDLFIDSASDQILIITGPNMAGKSTYLRQVGLIVIMAQMGSFVPAKEARIGLVDRIFTRVGASDNLAGGESTFLTEMNETANILNNATPRSLILLDEIGRGTSTFDGLSIAWAVAEFLHNTPRLAAKTMFATHYHELTELALILPRVKNYNVAVKEWGDRVVFLRKIVEGGCDHSYGIYVAQLAGLPREVIERAKEILANLEAEALTPSEQPKLAARRSSSGDDAARQLQLDIFAAQERYLAEELRSIDLDNLTPLQALNKLSELKKKLDGENL; this is encoded by the coding sequence ATGAGTGACACTGGCAAGCCGACTGGGACAACGCTGCCCACCTTGGATGCACAGACTCCCTTGATGAGGCAGTACCTGCGCTTCAAGGCGAAGTACAAGGACGCTATCTTGTTCTTCCGCATGGGCGACTTTTACGAGATGTTCTACGACGACGCCAAGATAGCATCGCAGGTGCTCGGCATCGCGCTGACCAGTCGGGCGCACGGCAAGGCGGCCAATGTGCCCTTGGCTGGCTTCCCCCATCATGCCTTGGATGCCTATCTCACCAAGATGGTCAAAGCCGGCTACAAGGTGGCCATCTGCGAGCAGGTCGAGGACCCCAAGAAGGCGAAGGTGGTGGTCAAGCGGGACGTGCTTGAGGTGGTCACACCGGGCACGGTGCTCAGCGATAGCCTGCTGGACACGAAGCGCAACAACTTTCTGGTGGCACTGTACCTCAAGGGAGAAAAGTGCGGCTTGGCGGCCGCGGATGTCTCCACCGGGGACTTTGTCGCGGGCGAGTTTCCGCTGGCTCAGCTCAAGGAACAGGTGGTGCGCGCCGAACCCGCCGAACTGCTGGTCAGCGAGGAGCAATTGCCCTACGTCACGGAACAGCTCGGCCCGGCGCAACCGGCTATGGTCTCCAAGTGCGAGGAGTGGGTCTTTCATCGCGACTACGCCTACGAGCTCCTGACCCAACACTTTGGCACCACCTCGCTGCGCGGGTTTGGCTGCGAGGACCTGGACGTGGGCGTTTCGGCAGCGGGCGCGGTGGTCCACTACCTGAAGGAAAACCAGAAGAACGAACTCCGCCACCTCAATCGCCTGTCGCGCCTCAACGAGGCCGAATATCTCGGCCTGGACGCCTCGACAAGGCGCAATCTGGAGCTGGTAACACCGCTCAATCCGGGCGCCACACACGCCACCTTGTTGTCCGTCATCGATAGGACCCTCACCCCCATGGGCGGGAGAATGCTGGTGCAGTGGCTGCTTCGCCCTTTGACCAGCAAGGTTGCTATTGACCGGCGTCTCGATGCCGTGGAGGAACTGGTCGCCCAAGGGGAGTTCCGCCAGAGGATTCGCGACCAGCTGCGGCGCGTTGGCGACCTGGAGCGACTTATGGCCAAGGTGAACACCGGGCGAGCCAATGCCCGTGATTTGCACGCACTCATGCGCACCTTGGCGCTCATCCCGGAACTGAAGGCATCGTGCGCGTCACTGGAGAGTGCTTTGCTCCGGGAGATTCACGAGCAGCTGGCGGAGCTCCGCCCCCTGGTCGACGAGCTCAGGCGCGCCCTGGTCGACGAACCGCCCGTGCTGGTCACTGAAGGCGGCATCATCCGCTCCGGCTACAATGCCGAGCTTGATGAACTGCGGGCCATCGCTTTCTCTGGCAAGGATTGGATCGCCAAGCTGCAGACACGCGAGCGCGAGCGCACCGGCATCCCCTCTCTCAAGGTCAACTACAACAAGGTCTTCGGCTACTACATCGAGGTCACTAAACCCCACCTGTCGAAGGTGCCAGCCGATTACGTGCGCAAACAGACCACCGTGGGTGCGGAGCGCTTCATCACCCCCGAGCTCAAGGAGTATGAAGAAAAGGTCTTGGGGGCAGAGGAGAAGATGGCGCTGCTGGAGTATGAACTCTTCGACCAGCTCCGCAAGCGGGTGGCGCTGGAGACGGAGGCCGTGCAGAAGAACGCGCGGCTGCTGGCGCAGCTGGACTGCTTAGCGAGCTTGGCGGACGTAGCGGTGAGCAATCGCTATGTGCGTCCAAAAATCAACGAGTCGACCGCGATCGTTTTGAAAGAGAGTCGCCACCCGGTCATCGAACGCCTCTTGCCGGCTGGACAGCCCTTTGTCCCCAACGACCTGTTCATCGATAGCGCCAGCGACCAGATTCTGATTATCACCGGGCCGAATATGGCCGGCAAATCCACCTACCTGCGCCAGGTGGGGCTGATCGTCATCATGGCGCAGATGGGGAGCTTCGTCCCCGCCAAAGAGGCGCGCATCGGCTTGGTCGACAGAATCTTCACGAGGGTGGGGGCCTCGGACAACCTTGCGGGCGGGGAGAGCACCTTCCTGACCGAGATGAACGAGACGGCCAATATCTTGAACAACGCCACGCCGCGCAGTTTGATCCTGCTGGATGAGATCGGCCGCGGCACCAGCACCTTCGATGGCCTGTCCATCGCCTGGGCGGTGGCAGAGTTCCTCCACAACACGCCGCGCCTGGCGGCCAAGACCATGTTTGCCACCCACTACCACGAGTTGACCGAGCTCGCGCTGATCCTGCCGCGGGTGAAGAACTACAACGTTGCGGTGAAGGAGTGGGGCGACCGCGTGGTGTTCCTGCGCAAGATCGTCGAAGGGGGCTGTGACCACAGTTACGGCATCTATGTGGCACAATTAGCAGGGCTGCCAAGGGAGGTCATCGAGCGGGCCAAGGAGATACTCGCCAACCTGGAGGCGGAGGCGCTCACCCCCTCGGAGCAGCCCAAATTGGCGGCCAGGCGCAGCAGTTCCGGCGACGATGCGGCGCGTCAGCTGCAGCTGGATATCTTCGCTGCCCAAGAAAGGTATTTGGCCGAGGAGCTGCGGAGCATTGACCTGGATAACCTTACTCCGCTCCAGGCCCTCAACAAGCTATCGGAGCTCAAGAAGAAATTGGACGGGGAGAATTTGTAA
- a CDS encoding zinc ribbon domain-containing protein, with protein sequence MPIFEYKCADCGVTFEELVRSSDSHSPPACPQCGSAHTARIFSVFGFAGTSRPVTSASTASCSGCSSKHCATCK encoded by the coding sequence GTGCCGATTTTCGAATACAAATGCGCCGACTGTGGCGTGACCTTTGAAGAGCTGGTCCGGAGCAGCGACAGCCACTCGCCGCCGGCCTGTCCCCAGTGCGGCAGTGCACACACGGCGCGGATCTTCTCGGTGTTTGGCTTTGCCGGGACCAGTCGCCCCGTCACTTCTGCGAGCACGGCCTCCTGCAGCGGGTGCAGCTCAAAGCACTGCGCCACGTGCAAATGA
- a CDS encoding YicC family protein, giving the protein MIASMTGFGAGVCRDNGIEATAEVRSFNNRFLEVSVHLPRFLSSRDQQVKEIVRRRVARGRVNVSISVKMENSSCFALKVDLEMARAYKQLLQRLNEELALQDQVRLDHFVGLPDLFSPEGDQEYAEAAWGVVERALAEALQQMVQMRLQEGAELRKDLEKRIALLEEKVNRIETLSQQRVPETMRRLQARVQALLAEVPVDEARLAQEVAILADRMDVTEECVRFHSHNKLFLASMDEEEPSGRRLNFLLQEMQREANTIGAKAADADISHLVVEVKDEVEKMREQVQNIE; this is encoded by the coding sequence ATGATTGCAAGCATGACCGGCTTTGGCGCCGGCGTCTGCCGCGACAACGGCATCGAGGCCACTGCTGAGGTCAGATCATTCAACAATCGCTTCTTGGAAGTCTCGGTCCACCTGCCGCGGTTCCTTTCGAGCCGCGATCAACAGGTGAAGGAGATTGTGCGGAGACGGGTGGCGCGCGGGCGGGTGAACGTCTCCATCAGCGTCAAGATGGAGAACAGCTCCTGCTTCGCCCTGAAGGTCGATTTGGAGATGGCGCGTGCCTACAAGCAGCTGCTGCAACGGCTGAACGAGGAGCTTGCTCTTCAGGACCAGGTGCGGCTCGACCACTTTGTGGGATTGCCTGACCTGTTCAGTCCGGAAGGCGATCAGGAGTATGCCGAGGCTGCTTGGGGAGTGGTGGAACGCGCCCTGGCCGAGGCGCTGCAGCAGATGGTGCAGATGCGGCTCCAGGAGGGGGCAGAGCTGCGCAAAGACCTGGAGAAGCGGATCGCTCTTCTGGAAGAGAAGGTGAACCGGATCGAAACGCTCTCGCAGCAACGCGTGCCGGAGACAATGCGTCGCCTGCAGGCGCGGGTACAGGCGCTGCTTGCTGAGGTGCCGGTGGACGAGGCGCGGCTGGCGCAAGAGGTGGCCATCCTGGCCGACCGCATGGATGTGACCGAGGAGTGTGTGCGCTTTCACAGCCACAATAAGCTCTTTTTGGCATCGATGGATGAAGAGGAGCCCTCGGGGCGCCGCCTCAACTTTCTGCTGCAGGAGATGCAGCGCGAGGCCAATACCATCGGCGCCAAGGCCGCCGACGCCGATATCTCTCACCTGGTGGTGGAGGTGAAGGACGAGGTGGAGAAGATGCGCGAGCAGGTTCAGAATATCGAGTGA
- the xseA gene encoding exodeoxyribonuclease VII large subunit: protein MAVQEEQFPEVSPEIGVGEAYIYTVSELTREIKVLLETTIPVVWVQGEVSNFKLHTSGHMYFSLKDENAQIAAVMWRGRNAGLRFIPEDGMKVLVQGRVTVYEKRGNYQLDVLRLQPAGVGELQLAFEQLKNRLRQEGLFAEEQKKPIPRFPERVGIVTSSTGAALQDILNISRRRLPGVELILRPVLVQGEGAAEDIARAIAEFNEYGQVDVIIVGRGGGSLEDLWAFNEEIVARAIYASRIPVVSAVGHEVDFTIADFVADLRAPTPSAAAELVVPDRQQLAQNLRSHIAWAYQALSGQLGRGRERLNAVRSSYGFRRPEDIVHQHQQRLDDVTRMLSTTMSHLLTLSRQRQQSLAMRLQSLGPQAVLARGYSICFRLENGEVVRTGAQVAEGEAVGVQLFRGRIAAQVTKVEQEAELKGLFPAKAGTDERR, encoded by the coding sequence ATGGCGGTGCAAGAAGAACAATTCCCGGAAGTGAGCCCTGAGATCGGCGTCGGCGAGGCGTACATCTACACGGTATCCGAGCTGACGCGGGAGATCAAGGTGCTGCTGGAGACCACAATTCCCGTAGTGTGGGTGCAGGGCGAGGTCTCCAACTTCAAGCTGCACACCTCCGGGCACATGTACTTCTCCCTGAAGGATGAGAATGCGCAGATTGCCGCGGTCATGTGGCGTGGCCGCAACGCGGGGCTGCGCTTCATCCCCGAAGACGGCATGAAGGTGCTCGTCCAGGGGCGGGTAACCGTATATGAGAAAAGGGGCAACTACCAGCTCGACGTGCTGCGGCTGCAGCCCGCCGGGGTGGGAGAGCTGCAGCTTGCCTTCGAGCAGTTGAAGAACCGTCTCCGGCAGGAGGGGCTGTTTGCCGAGGAGCAGAAAAAACCCATTCCGCGTTTTCCCGAGCGGGTGGGTATAGTGACCAGTTCCACTGGCGCAGCGCTCCAGGATATTCTCAACATCAGCAGGAGGCGGCTGCCTGGTGTCGAGTTGATTCTGCGCCCGGTGTTGGTGCAGGGGGAGGGCGCTGCCGAGGACATTGCGCGCGCCATTGCCGAGTTCAACGAGTACGGCCAGGTGGACGTGATCATCGTCGGCAGGGGGGGTGGCTCCCTGGAAGACCTCTGGGCTTTCAACGAGGAGATTGTCGCCCGGGCCATTTACGCCTCGCGCATTCCGGTGGTCTCGGCGGTGGGGCACGAGGTGGATTTTACCATCGCCGACTTTGTGGCCGACCTCCGCGCCCCTACGCCATCGGCGGCGGCGGAACTGGTGGTCCCAGACCGGCAGCAGCTGGCGCAGAACCTGCGCAGCCACATCGCGTGGGCCTACCAGGCCCTTTCCGGCCAGCTCGGTCGTGGCCGGGAACGGCTCAATGCCGTCCGCTCCAGCTACGGCTTCCGCCGGCCTGAGGACATCGTCCACCAGCACCAGCAGCGGCTCGACGACGTGACCCGCATGCTTTCGACCACCATGTCTCACCTGCTGACTCTGTCCAGGCAGCGCCAGCAGAGTCTGGCCATGCGGCTGCAGTCCTTGGGGCCGCAGGCGGTGCTGGCACGGGGCTACTCCATCTGTTTTCGGCTGGAGAACGGCGAGGTGGTGCGCACTGGCGCGCAGGTGGCCGAAGGCGAAGCAGTGGGCGTGCAGCTCTTCCGCGGGAGGATTGCGGCCCAAGTGACCAAGGTGGAGCAAGAGGCAGAGCTTAAAGGCCTTTTCCCCGCCAAGGCGGGCACAGATGAACGGCGCTGA
- the dxs gene encoding 1-deoxy-D-xylulose-5-phosphate synthase, whose translation MQDERGAYRILPKINSPADFRQLDIPELSQLAKELREFIVSTVSCTGGHLAPSLGVVELTLALHYAFDTPRDKIIWDVGHQAYPHKVITGRRDQFATLRQWGGISGFPRREESPYDVFGTGHASTSISAALGIACARDFAGDDYAVVAVIGDGSMSGGLAFEGLNNAGALKRDLIVILNDNRMSISRNVGALAEYLTQLITAPAYNVLKRDIWELTGKLSHLGGHIRTAVRRMEEGLKALIVPGLLFERLGFRYFGPIDGHNIALLVRVLREVRQLKGPIFLHVLTTKGKGYLPAEKDASRFHGLGAFNKVTGDAAKPGKNPTYTEVFGRTLAEIAAKRPEVVGITAAMELGTGLCYLRQTFPERFFDVGIAEAHAVTFAGGLAVQGLKPVVAIYSTFLQRAYDQIIHDIALQNLPVVFALDRGGLVGDDGPTHHGSFDLTYLRSVPNLVVAAPKDENELKDLLWTAVDHHGPFALRYPRGEGEGVPLSKGHKSIPIGSSERLRSGHDVALLGVGPLVYRCREAAERLAEQGVSCTVVNVRFIKPMDERMLRQVASHHPVVVTVEDNTVVGGFGSAVAEWLADHGFRDVRLVRLGLPDQFVPHGTREELYARLGLDTDGITRTVLATWQEVMQAAEGRAVRAAS comes from the coding sequence ATGCAGGACGAGAGAGGGGCGTACCGCATCCTGCCCAAGATCAACTCACCCGCCGATTTTCGCCAACTCGACATCCCGGAGCTGTCACAGCTGGCCAAGGAGTTGCGCGAGTTCATCGTCTCCACGGTGAGCTGCACCGGCGGCCATTTGGCCCCCAGCTTAGGGGTCGTCGAGCTGACGCTCGCCCTCCACTATGCTTTCGACACGCCGCGCGACAAGATTATCTGGGACGTGGGCCACCAGGCCTACCCGCACAAGGTCATCACCGGCAGGAGGGACCAGTTCGCTACTTTGCGCCAATGGGGTGGCATCAGTGGCTTCCCCCGGCGGGAGGAGAGCCCCTACGATGTGTTCGGCACCGGCCACGCCAGCACCTCCATCTCCGCCGCCTTGGGGATTGCCTGCGCCCGCGATTTTGCCGGCGACGACTACGCGGTGGTGGCCGTCATCGGTGACGGCTCCATGAGCGGGGGCCTGGCCTTTGAAGGCCTGAACAACGCCGGTGCCCTGAAGCGCGACCTCATCGTCATCCTCAACGATAACCGTATGTCCATCTCTCGCAACGTCGGCGCACTGGCCGAGTACCTGACGCAACTGATCACCGCGCCGGCCTACAATGTGCTCAAGCGGGATATTTGGGAGCTCACCGGCAAGCTTTCCCACTTGGGCGGACATATCCGCACGGCGGTCAGGCGCATGGAAGAGGGACTCAAGGCCCTGATCGTGCCCGGCTTGCTCTTCGAACGGCTGGGATTCCGCTACTTCGGCCCAATCGATGGGCACAACATCGCCCTGTTGGTGAGGGTGCTGCGGGAAGTACGGCAGCTGAAAGGGCCCATCTTTCTGCACGTGCTCACCACCAAAGGGAAGGGCTACCTGCCTGCAGAGAAGGACGCTTCCCGTTTCCACGGACTTGGGGCCTTCAACAAGGTCACTGGCGATGCTGCCAAGCCGGGGAAGAATCCCACCTACACGGAAGTTTTCGGCAGAACTCTGGCGGAAATAGCAGCCAAGCGCCCGGAAGTAGTGGGGATCACGGCGGCAATGGAGCTGGGGACAGGACTCTGTTACCTCCGCCAGACCTTTCCTGAGCGCTTCTTCGATGTGGGTATTGCCGAGGCGCACGCCGTTACCTTCGCCGGGGGGCTGGCGGTGCAGGGACTGAAGCCGGTGGTGGCCATTTATTCTACCTTCCTGCAGCGCGCCTATGACCAGATCATTCACGACATTGCCCTGCAAAACCTGCCGGTCGTTTTCGCTTTGGATCGCGGTGGCCTGGTTGGCGACGACGGCCCCACCCACCACGGTTCCTTCGACCTGACGTACCTGCGCAGCGTGCCCAACCTTGTGGTGGCAGCGCCAAAGGACGAAAATGAGCTTAAGGACCTGCTCTGGACGGCCGTGGACCACCACGGGCCCTTCGCGTTGCGTTACCCGCGCGGCGAGGGAGAGGGTGTGCCGCTGAGCAAAGGGCACAAGAGCATCCCCATTGGCAGCAGTGAGCGGCTGCGCAGCGGTCATGATGTCGCCCTGTTGGGGGTCGGTCCCCTGGTCTATCGCTGCCGGGAAGCAGCCGAGCGCTTGGCCGAGCAGGGGGTCTCCTGCACGGTGGTCAACGTGCGCTTCATTAAGCCGATGGACGAGAGGATGCTCCGCCAGGTGGCCAGCCATCACCCCGTGGTGGTCACGGTGGAGGACAACACGGTGGTCGGCGGTTTTGGCAGTGCGGTGGCCGAGTGGCTGGCTGACCACGGTTTCCGCGACGTGCGCTTGGTGCGCCTCGGCCTGCCCGACCAGTTCGTGCCCCATGGCACCCGCGAGGAACTTTACGCGCGCCTTGGACTGGACACTGACGGCATCACGCGCACGGTCTTGGCCACCTGGCAAGAGGTGATGCAGGCGGCCGAGGGGCGGGCCGTGCGAGCGGCGAGCTGA